CCACACTTTAAGGATTTCATTTTCGGAACTAGGTGTGCTGTCATTTGTCATCCCTTCTATCTCCTCAAGCTGTTGACGCAGGTCAGAGAATTTATTTTTCCAGATACTGTTTTCTTGAAATTCCAAGAGCTCCATTTCCAGATTACCTAAATCTAAACTTTGCAAGCAGGAAAAATCAAGATCTTCAAATTTTGCTTTATCTGGAGAAGTTAGAAAATACAGGGTTGTCTCCAACTTACGGAACTGTGAAAAACGGTTATTAAAATTCACCTTTGCAGCTCCTACAATGCTAGAAAAATCCTTGTAGATTTGCCGATGGATTGCAGAATTGTCTGCAAAAGTCGTAGAATTGTCTAAATGCCTTTTTAGACTTGGGAAATATTTGAGCTGCCCACTTTCAAGGTCTCTTTCAAAAACCTGCAGTTTTCTCTCAAATGTTTTAATATCACAAAACATCCTTTCTGCAGTTTTCCCTGCACCTTGCAGCTGTTTGTTCAGTGCATTGAAGTGTAGCGTAAAATCTGTGAGAAACATGAGGTTGGTAAGCCAGGCCATATCGGTGAGCTCTGGATATTCCTGCTctttttcattcatgaatagcctAATTTCATCCAAGCAGGCTACAAATCTCTCCAGGACTCGGCCTCTGCTCAGCCACCGCACATTATTATACATGAGCAAACAATTATACTGCGCCTGAACCTCCTCAAGAAGTGCTTGAAATTGTTGACAATTCAGAGCACGAGCCATGATGTAATTCACCATTTTTGTGACAtctttgatgacatcatcaaatTTTTTGCCACTTTCTCTGGCACAAAGAGCTTCTTGGTGTATGATGCAATGGGACTGAATGACTTCATGCTTTGCTTCCTTAACGAAGAACTGTATGAAGCCAGATGTTGCCCCCACCATAGAAGGTGCCCCATCACTAGTAATGGAGACCACTTTTTCTGGTCTTATGTCTTGTAACAAAAAGGCCTCCATCACAGCATTGTAGATATCTATCCCTTGTGTTCTTTTAGGCATAGACACTAGTTTCACCAGTTCTTCTCTCATTATGTCACCAACTGCATAACGCAAGATTATGGCTAGCCTTGcatgattatttatatctgtgcttTCATCCAAGCACATGGAGTAACAGGCTGCATTCTGTAAGTCAGTGGTGAGTTGCTGACTAACATCACTTGCCATGCGCTGGACTCGATTTTTAACAGTATTTCTGCTAAGTGGCATCTCAGAGATGCGTTGAATAATTTTGTCTTTGCTTGGGAAATCATGAAAGAGGGAATTACTCCCAGACAACATGGCCGTTTTGATAATCTCCCCATCAGAGAGGGGTTTACCATGCTTTGCTATGCACAGCGAAATTTGAAAGCTGGCAGCTGTCACATGATTTGTTTTAGAAAGGTAGTTGCTAAAACTAAGATGCTGGGAATTATATTTCCTCAATTTTCCTTCCAAACACTCTTTTCTTTCTGTTTCACTAAGTTGGGAAACACTTTTGTGGTTGGTGTCAAAGTGTCGTCTGACACTTGATGTGCGACACACAACACTTTCATTGCACAGAATACATAAGGCTTTTCCATTGCGCTCAATCACTCCAAATGACTCTGTCCAGGCCTCTTGGAATGACCTTCCACTATCTGGCTttgatttttttgctgtactcatTTTTGGGAGTctacaaaaacacaaaataatttttaaaaaaatgaagcaccCAATACTAATCTCTCTCTACACCAAAAATAGCTAACAATATTAGTAGTAACCCGTGACGGACTTATTCTCCAGAACCTTGTCCAATTCCCTTGTAAAAGCATGTAGCCTAGATGTCATCACCATATCCAGTGGCAAGGAGTTCCACAGGTTAACCCATTAacactacaggatgtacagttacgtcctgcaggttttgaatgtgtatggagggggattgcgGGGCGATCTTGTTCCATACAATGCggatgccagctgtttcttacagttgacacccacccgcaacagctctgataagctgcaCCGTTCAttggagctattaaccctttaaattgcggcattaattctgacagcagcatttaaaggcccTGACCCATTTTTGGGGGTCCagcactgccccctgtgataagaTCGCAGGTTGCGAAGTGTTTGTCATGACAGCccaggggccttctaaaaagCTACAGGGCGgctattgcagattgcctatcaaaccAGGCCTGTGGCTTGgtagatagactgcctgtcagatcgcagtatgatgtaatgctgtggcattacatcatactccaggagcgatcaaagcattcctAGTTGTAATCCCCAAAGGGAgggctaaaaaaagtaaaaataagatcaatatagttttattaattgtaaaaaaaagaagtttaaatccccccccccccctttttgccatatctataataaaaaaatctaaatcttaaaaaataaatacagagttggtatcgccgcgtccgtaaaagtctgatccatcaa
This region of Eleutherodactylus coqui strain aEleCoq1 chromosome 5, aEleCoq1.hap1, whole genome shotgun sequence genomic DNA includes:
- the LOC136628955 gene encoding general transcription factor II-I repeat domain-containing protein 2-like is translated as MSTAKKSKPDSGRSFQEAWTESFGVIERNGKALCILCNESVVCRTSSVRRHFDTNHKSVSQLSETERKECLEGKLRKYNSQHLSFSNYLSKTNHVTAASFQISLCIAKHGKPLSDGEIIKTAMLSGSNSLFHDFPSKDKIIQRISEMPLSRNTVKNRVQRMASDVSQQLTTDLQNAACYSMCLDESTDINNHARLAIILRYAVGDIMREELVKLVSMPKRTQGIDIYNAVMEAFLLQDIRPEKVVSITSDGAPSMVGATSGFIQFFVKEAKHEVIQSHCIIHQEALCARESGKKFDDVIKDVTKMVNYIMARALNCQQFQALLEEVQAQYNCLLMYNNVRWLSRGRVLERFVACLDEIRLFMNEKEQEYPELTDMAWLTNLMFLTDFTLHFNALNKQLQGAGKTAERMFCDIKTFERKLQVFERDLESGQLKYFPSLKRHLDNSTTFADNSAIHRQIYKDFSSIVGAAKVNFNNRFSQFRKLETTLYFLTSPDKAKFEDLDFSCLQSLDLGNLEMELLEFQENSIWKNKFSDLRQQLEEIEGMTNDSTPSSENEILKVWNSLPNTFKSMKALGIAILTLFGSSYACEQLFSALNYIKSDTRNRLTDDLSAACVALKLTKYEPRLDKLSASIQQQKSHEFFKSMPNANVYHSIKSC